One genomic segment of Pedobacter endophyticus includes these proteins:
- a CDS encoding nucleoside deaminase, translating to MSFYNFENNNREEEDIHYMKLALEEAKKALNEDEIPIGAIVVCKNRIIGRGYNLTEKFNDVTAHAEMQAFTSAAQTIGGKYLRDCTLYVTIEPCVMCAGASYWTQISRIVYGAREEKRGFISKGANLLHPKTILKGGVMAHECAELMKSFFAKKR from the coding sequence ATGAGTTTTTATAATTTTGAGAACAACAATCGGGAGGAAGAAGACATCCATTATATGAAACTGGCTTTAGAGGAGGCCAAAAAAGCTTTAAATGAGGATGAAATTCCGATCGGCGCCATAGTGGTGTGTAAAAATAGAATAATTGGAAGGGGCTATAACTTAACGGAGAAGTTTAACGATGTTACGGCACATGCGGAAATGCAGGCTTTTACATCGGCTGCGCAAACAATTGGCGGTAAGTACTTAAGAGATTGCACGTTGTACGTAACTATTGAACCTTGCGTAATGTGTGCGGGGGCCAGTTACTGGACTCAAATTAGCAGAATTGTGTATGGCGCAAGAGAGGAAAAGCGGGGCTTCATTTCTAAGGGGGCGAACCTGTTGCACCCTAAAACGATTTTAAAGGGTGGCGTTATGGCCCATGAATGCGCAGAACTAATGAAAAGCTTTTTCGCAAAAAAAAGGTAA
- a CDS encoding superoxide dismutase: MAFELPALHYATDALEPHIDKTTMEIHHDKHHQAYVTNLNKAVEGKPEASLSIEEIVKNISKYPAAVRNNGGGHYNHSLFWNVLGPNKGGEPTGDLAQAINETFGSFADLKTKMQEAGATRFGSGWAWLSVSADKKLQVSSTPNQDNPLMDVAEVKGTPILGIDVWEHAYYLKYQNKRPDYLAAVWNVVNWDAVAELYKKAL, encoded by the coding sequence ATGGCTTTTGAATTACCTGCGTTACATTACGCAACCGATGCACTAGAACCGCATATTGATAAAACTACCATGGAAATCCACCATGATAAACACCACCAAGCTTACGTTACCAACTTGAATAAAGCTGTTGAAGGTAAGCCTGAGGCTAGTTTAAGCATTGAGGAAATTGTAAAAAACATTTCAAAATATCCTGCTGCAGTACGAAACAATGGCGGAGGTCACTATAACCACTCATTATTTTGGAACGTTTTAGGTCCAAATAAAGGTGGCGAGCCAACTGGCGATTTAGCTCAGGCTATTAATGAAACTTTCGGTTCGTTTGCTGATTTAAAGACTAAAATGCAGGAAGCTGGTGCTACGCGTTTTGGTTCGGGTTGGGCCTGGCTGTCAGTTAGCGCTGATAAAAAGCTTCAGGTGTCATCAACTCCTAACCAGGATAACCCTTTAATGGATGTTGCTGAAGTAAAAGGTACGCCAATTTTAGGAATTGATGTTTGGGAGCATGCTTATTACTTAAAATACCAAAATAAACGCCCTGATTATTTAGCGGCAGTTTGGAATGTAGTGAATTGGGATGCAGTTGCAGAACTTTATAAAAAGGCATTGTAA
- a CDS encoding tRNA-binding protein: MEEINWSDFEKVELRVGTIIAAFEFPEARRPAYKLRVDFGEFGIKMSSAQITRHYKLDELVGRQIVGVINFPKKQIGKFMSEFLVTGFADENGDIVLTAVEQKVPNGSKLI, encoded by the coding sequence ATGGAAGAAATAAACTGGAGCGACTTTGAAAAGGTTGAGCTAAGGGTTGGAACAATTATAGCGGCTTTCGAGTTTCCGGAAGCGCGACGACCAGCCTATAAATTAAGGGTAGATTTTGGCGAGTTCGGCATTAAAATGAGCAGCGCCCAAATTACCAGGCATTACAAGCTGGATGAATTGGTTGGAAGGCAGATTGTCGGCGTAATCAATTTCCCAAAAAAGCAGATTGGCAAGTTTATGTCTGAATTTTTAGTTACGGGCTTTGCAGACGAAAACGGCGATATTGTATTAACGGCCGTTGAGCAGAAGGTGCCTAACGGAAGCAAATTAATTTAG